The proteins below are encoded in one region of Deltaproteobacteria bacterium:
- a CDS encoding thioredoxin domain-containing protein, whose translation MEPGPGAQAYSDELRARLSGAVAKRSQFRTRHLRADGTPQWTNRLALETSPYLLQHAHNPVDWRPWGDEAFAEARGLDRPVFLSIGYATCHWCHVMEEESFESPDVARILNERFVPVKVDREERPDVDAIYMQAVQMLTQHGGWPMSVFLTPDRKPFFAGTYFPARDGERGARFGFATILQELDRVWHEERARATRSAEQIAEAVQQSLAADASTGLPEVHVLHGAMSYYAQVFDPREGGVRRAPKFPSSMNVRFLLRYWKRTGDEQALTMARLTLEKMALGGIYDQVGGGFHRYSTDARWLVPHFEKMLYDNALLAIAYTEAWQATQDPLFLRIACEILDYVAREMSDRSGPFWSATDADSEGEEGTFFVWTPAELREVLGSDDGARAAQLFQVTDEGNFEGKNVLALARVPDADDLAFLERIRPKLYAARARRPPPLTDTKILTAWNGLMISAFARAGLAFAREDYVTRAARAADALLALHDRPDGLRRTGRHAGLLEDYAFLAAAEVDLFEATGEARWLSAARKLHEVLAQRFAHPEGGFFRTPADHEALLAREKPAYDGAEPTGNSVAALTLLRLDALTGEGQFRAQAEKLLRSFGALLAGAPAALGEMLLSVDFLLSEACEVVLVRPRGRGDRELVDVVRTRFSPSQVLIRHEEGNAPATPLAADRPAQAGKATAYVCVRGACQLPVNEPQPLGALLDRNAPAGATS comes from the coding sequence ATCGAGCCGGGACCGGGGGCGCAGGCGTATTCCGACGAGCTTCGCGCGCGTCTTTCGGGCGCCGTCGCGAAGCGCAGCCAGTTCCGAACCCGCCATCTTCGGGCGGATGGCACGCCGCAATGGACGAACCGCCTCGCGCTGGAAACCTCGCCCTACCTCTTGCAGCACGCGCACAATCCCGTCGACTGGCGCCCATGGGGCGACGAGGCGTTCGCCGAAGCGCGCGGCCTCGATCGGCCAGTGTTCCTCAGCATCGGTTACGCCACCTGTCACTGGTGCCACGTGATGGAGGAGGAATCGTTCGAGTCGCCCGACGTCGCCCGGATCCTCAACGAGCGTTTCGTCCCGGTGAAGGTCGACCGGGAGGAGCGGCCCGACGTCGACGCCATCTACATGCAGGCCGTGCAGATGCTGACGCAGCACGGCGGCTGGCCGATGAGCGTCTTCCTCACTCCCGACCGGAAGCCGTTCTTCGCAGGGACCTACTTTCCCGCGCGCGACGGAGAGCGTGGAGCGCGCTTTGGCTTCGCGACCATCCTCCAGGAGCTCGATCGGGTCTGGCATGAGGAGCGCGCCCGCGCCACACGCTCGGCGGAGCAGATCGCCGAGGCCGTCCAGCAGAGCCTGGCGGCGGATGCATCGACCGGGCTCCCGGAAGTGCACGTTCTGCATGGCGCGATGAGCTACTACGCCCAGGTCTTCGATCCTCGCGAAGGCGGCGTGCGGCGGGCGCCGAAGTTCCCCTCCAGCATGAACGTGCGCTTCCTGCTCCGCTACTGGAAGCGGACCGGCGACGAGCAGGCACTGACCATGGCCCGGCTCACGCTCGAGAAGATGGCGCTCGGCGGGATCTACGATCAGGTCGGCGGGGGCTTCCACCGGTACTCGACCGACGCGCGCTGGCTCGTACCCCACTTCGAGAAGATGTTGTACGACAACGCGCTGCTCGCCATCGCCTACACGGAGGCGTGGCAGGCCACGCAGGACCCGCTCTTCCTCCGCATCGCCTGCGAGATCCTCGACTACGTCGCCCGCGAGATGAGCGACCGCTCCGGCCCCTTCTGGTCGGCGACCGATGCGGACAGCGAGGGGGAGGAAGGGACGTTTTTCGTCTGGACGCCGGCGGAGCTTCGGGAAGTGCTCGGGAGCGACGACGGCGCGCGCGCCGCACAGCTGTTTCAGGTCACCGACGAAGGGAACTTCGAGGGAAAGAACGTGCTCGCGCTGGCGCGGGTGCCCGACGCAGACGACCTGGCCTTCCTCGAGCGCATCCGGCCGAAGCTGTATGCGGCCCGCGCCCGGCGGCCTCCACCCCTGACCGACACGAAGATCCTCACTGCCTGGAACGGATTGATGATCTCCGCCTTCGCGCGAGCCGGTCTCGCGTTTGCCCGCGAGGACTACGTCACCCGCGCTGCGCGGGCGGCGGATGCGCTCCTGGCGCTCCACGATCGCCCCGACGGTCTGCGGCGCACTGGACGGCATGCCGGCTTGCTGGAGGACTACGCGTTCCTCGCCGCCGCCGAAGTCGATCTGTTCGAGGCCACCGGTGAAGCCCGGTGGCTGTCGGCGGCGCGCAAGCTGCACGAGGTGCTCGCGCAGCGGTTCGCGCACCCCGAGGGCGGGTTCTTCCGCACGCCTGCGGACCACGAAGCCCTGCTCGCCCGCGAGAAGCCGGCCTACGACGGGGCGGAACCGACGGGAAATTCGGTCGCCGCGCTCACGCTCCTGCGGCTCGACGCGCTCACCGGCGAAGGGCAATTCCGCGCCCAGGCGGAAAAGCTGTTGCGCTCGTTTGGAGCCCTTCTCGCCGGCGCGCCGGCGGCGCTCGGGGAGATGCTGCTCTCCGTGGACTTTCTCCTCTCGGAGGCGTGCGAAGTCGTGCTCGTCCGGCCACGGGGAAGAGGGGATCGGGAGTTGGTCGACGTCGTGCGGACGCGGTTCTCCCCTTCGCAAGTGCTCATTCGCCACGAAGAGGGGAACGCGCCGGCGACGCCGCTCGCAGCGGATCGGCCCGCTCAGGCTGGCAAAGCCACCGCCTATGTCTGCGTGCGCGGCGCGTGCCAGCTTCCCGTGAACGAGCCGCAGCCGCTCGGCGCGCTGCTCGACCGCAACGCGCCGGCCGGAGCTACATCCTAG
- a CDS encoding thymidine phosphorylase: MRAYDLIRKKRDGGTLDPEELRFIVRGATTGEIADEQLSAFLMAVFFRGLDPRAELPHWLQAMLHSGQVVDLSGIPGRKVDKHSTGGVGDKISLPLAPLAAVCGVRVPMVSGRGLGHTGGTLDKLESIPGFRVDLPLARFVELVDRLGVCLIGQTAQIAPADRKLYALRDATATVESVPLIASSILSKKLAEGIDGLVLDVKVGQGAFMKTLPDARELAQTMVDLCRAVGRDCVALLTRMDFPLGNAVGNAVEVRESIEILRGAGPADVRELTLLLGVEMLELAGASGGRARLERALADGSALRRFAELVDAQGGDPRVVDEPARLPQPRYRRDVRAERSGMLSALDAGLVGLAAVELGAGRARKEDAVDPAAGLLLRKRPGDTVRAGETLAELHAASEELLDAGAARFRQAVAIADAAPPDRPLLLERIAEES; the protein is encoded by the coding sequence ATGCGCGCCTACGACCTGATCCGGAAGAAGCGCGATGGCGGCACCCTCGATCCCGAAGAGCTGCGTTTCATCGTCCGTGGCGCGACCACCGGCGAGATCGCAGACGAGCAGCTGTCGGCTTTCCTCATGGCGGTCTTCTTCCGGGGCCTCGACCCGCGCGCCGAGCTGCCGCATTGGCTGCAGGCGATGCTGCATTCGGGCCAGGTGGTCGACCTCTCGGGTATCCCCGGGCGCAAGGTGGACAAGCACTCCACCGGCGGGGTCGGCGACAAGATCTCCCTCCCGCTGGCTCCGCTGGCGGCGGTCTGCGGCGTGCGCGTGCCGATGGTCTCCGGACGCGGCCTCGGGCACACCGGCGGCACCCTCGACAAGCTGGAGAGCATTCCCGGCTTCCGCGTCGATCTTCCGCTCGCGCGTTTCGTCGAGCTGGTCGATCGCCTGGGGGTCTGCCTGATCGGACAGACGGCGCAGATCGCGCCGGCCGATCGCAAGCTGTATGCGCTGCGCGATGCCACTGCCACGGTGGAGTCGGTGCCGCTCATCGCCTCGAGCATCCTGAGCAAGAAGCTGGCGGAAGGCATCGATGGGCTGGTGCTGGACGTCAAGGTCGGCCAAGGCGCGTTCATGAAGACACTGCCCGATGCGCGGGAGCTCGCGCAGACGATGGTCGACCTCTGCCGCGCTGTCGGCCGCGATTGCGTGGCGCTGCTCACGCGCATGGACTTCCCGCTCGGCAACGCCGTCGGCAACGCGGTCGAGGTCCGCGAATCGATCGAGATCCTGCGCGGGGCAGGACCCGCGGACGTCCGCGAGCTCACTTTGTTGCTCGGAGTCGAGATGCTCGAGCTGGCGGGAGCCAGCGGGGGCCGGGCGCGGCTGGAACGCGCGCTCGCGGACGGGAGCGCGCTGCGCAGATTCGCGGAGCTCGTCGATGCCCAGGGCGGGGACCCCAGGGTGGTGGACGAACCCGCGCGATTGCCACAACCGCGCTACCGGCGCGACGTGCGCGCGGAGCGATCCGGAATGCTCTCGGCCCTGGACGCCGGCCTCGTCGGCCTCGCCGCGGTGGAGCTCGGCGCAGGCCGCGCGCGTAAGGAGGATGCCGTCGATCCCGCCGCCGGTCTCCTTCTGCGGAAACGGCCGGGCGACACGGTTCGGGCCGGAGAGACGCTCGCCGAGCTGCACGCGGCGAGCGAGGAGCTGCTCGACGCTGGCGCGGCGCGGTTCCGGCAAGCCGTGGCCATCGCCGACGCCGCGCCGCCGGATCGCCCGCTGCTGCTCGAGCGGATCGCCGAGGAGAGCTGA